Sequence from the Streptomyces sp. NBC_00358 genome:
CCCGGTTTTCGTCACGCTCCGCAATCGCGGTGGTGAGGTCGTCGCGGACGATTCCGCGGCGGGTGGTGCGCTCGCCGTCGTCGGTGGTCCCGGCGATGCCGGTGGTCTTGATGCCGTGCGGCTTGAGGGCGCTGGTGACGTTTTCGCCCTTCCAGCCGCCGTAGATCTCCGGCCGCAGTTCCGCGAGCCGGGCGGCGATCCGCTCGTTCCACACCCGCTTCTCCGAGGCGGGCACGACCGCGGCGACGTCGGCGAGCAGGTCGTAGGACGGTCCGGTCGTGCTCTCGGCGTCCTCACCGAGCGCGTGGCCGGACAGGGTGCCTTCGGCCTTGCGCAGGGCGAGGGCGCGCTGGGCGATGGTGTTGGTGGCCGGGTCGTCGAGGTAGGCGGTGCGGACCACGCTCGGCAGGGGGCCGGCACCGGCGAGGTAGCCGTTGCCTGCGTCGATCTCCGGGCGGAACGCGGTGGCGCGCACGCCGTTCCTGTAGGCGCTCGTGCCGAGGATCATGTCGTTCTCGACCTGGCCGGCGACGCGGAGGCAGAAGCGGATGGACACGTTGCCGCTGATCCCGGTCGGGAGTGAGTCCTTGTCCGGGCGCTGGGTGGCCAGGATCAGGATCACCCCGAGGGCGCGGCCGAGCTTGATGATGAACTCGGCGTCCTCACCTGCCTGTTTGCCGTACTTGGGGTGGGCGAACAGGTTCTGGCACTCGTCGAACACGGCCAGCAGCGGCCACAGCTTCAGCGAGCGCTTGTCGGCGATGGCGCGGGTGATGCGCTTGTCCGGGCACAGGTCCCGCGGCAGCTTCTTGATCGCGGCTGCGCGGCGCATGACCTCGGCGCGCAGCAGGGTGAGGGAGTCGGCGGCGTACTTGATGGAGTCGTCGTCGATGCCGGAGACGAACCGGTGACAGGTGCAGGCGAGGGCGTCCACGTCGCCGGTGCCTTTCAGCTCGTGCAGCCACATTTCCACCGACGGGTCCAGTGCCGCCCCGCAGGCGAGCACGCGGACGGAGGCGGTCTTGCCCTGGCCGGGCTGGGAACCGATCAGCACGTTGTGCTGGATCATCGGCACCGACTGGCCACGGCCGCGCGGGTCCAGGCCGAACGGAATGCCCTTGAAGATGTCGTGCCGGCGGGCGCCTGCGAGCTGCCACCTGACGATGCCGGTCTTGGACAGGTCCCGGTCCCCCACCCACAGGATCAGGCGCCCCTCGTGCTCGTTGGGGTCGGCGTCCGGCCACACGCACCCGAGCGGCCGGCGCAGGCCGGAGGCGAGCCGGGCACGCCGGTCGGCCACGTCCGCGACCGTGACGCCGAGCGGCAGGTCGATGTCCGCGCGCCAGCCGGGGCCCTCGCGGGTGATGGGAGCGGCGAACTGGATGCCGTCCTTGCCCTTGGCCACGGCACTGGCGATCTGGCCGATGCCGATGGAGGCCATGGCCTTGACCACGATGTCGCTGGTCAGCTTCTGCACCTCGGTCTTGACGACCGCCCGCGTCGCCAGCGGCGCATCCGCCGGCGCCCCGGCCAGACCGAAACCGAGCACCGCCACCGCAACGGCGATGACCTGCGTCATCGGCTCAGCGCCGTAGACCAGGAACAGGGCGAGTCCGAGGGCGAAGACGGCACCGATGACGGTGAGGATCATCCGCAGGCGCACTCGGCGGTCCCGCTGCCGGGAGAGCTTCAGGTACTCGTCGACCTGCTCGTTCGTGGCCGTGTACTGACGCAGCGCCTCGCCCTCGGCGTCCACAGACCAGCGGCCCACCTTGCCAAGGGAGTTGAGCGCGCCGCGCGGGGCGCGCCAGACGAGCTTGGGCAGGTAGACGAACGGCACGCGGACCGCGTGGAAGGCGACGGTGTGCCAGGCGTGCCCGGCCAGCCAGCCGAGCGCTTCCCGGAACTCCGCCGCCGACTTGAGCCAGGCCGGGAAGACGTCCAGCCGCTTGGAGTTCTTGATCCGGTCGATGACGCCGGGCCCGGACACGGTCGGCACCATGCTGTCGACCAGGGTCCGCCGTCCGTCGGCCGACTCGGTCGACTCCGGGTCGGCCGACTGCGACAGCCGGGAGTCGGCCGACGCGTCGGGAGCCGAATCGGTCGACTCGCCGCGCGCGGTGCGCGCCTTGCCGAGGTCGACCACCTCGCCCCCGGACCGGGCCGCGGGATCGGTCATCTCGGCTTCCAGCCGGTTGAAGAGTTCGTTGTCGTCGTCGGGGTGCTTCACTGGGACTTCCTTCCTGAACAGGAGGGGTAAGTCGGGGCTCGGTCATCGCTTTGGTCGGTTGAGGGCCGAGCCCCAACGGGCGTTGAACCTAGGGCTGTTTGGGCCCCGGAACCCTGAACTGAAATCAGGCCTGACTGGGATTCAGGGGTGGTTACAGGTCGAACAGGCCGCACTGATCTGTCGGGGTCGGGGGAAGCTGCCTGCGGACGTGCCGTGCGGCGGCGCCGTGGCAGTCGGGGCACCAGGCGCGCAGCTCGCTCGCCGGAAGGCGGGCGGCGGCGACGTCGGTGGCGAGGGGGTCGGCGGGTGCGGCCATCAGTCGGACCCGGCGTCCGTGCTTGCTGGTGTGGTGGTCGTGCTCGTGCCGGCAGCGGCCGTCGCCCTTGGTGTGGGGCTGGCCGCACTCGCCGCTGCACTGGCAGCGGTAGCCGGCCGCCTCCATCACCGTGCGGAAGAGCGCGGCGCCGACGATGGGCTGTGACTTCACGCCGCTGCCCTCCCCCACGTCGCGGGTTCGGTACGGCTGAGCAGGAGGTGCAGGGCTGCAACGGCCTGCGGCGGCACCACGCCGTTTCCCAGTGCCTTGAGCTGGGCGGTGCGCGACAGGCCAGGCACGGCGGTGACGTGGCCGGGGTCCAGGCCCATCATCCATTCGACGAACGCGGGGCTCAGGCGTCCGCGATCGTCAGTTGCCCAGGGGGCACGGCGGTCGGTCGCCGCTTCCCACCGCGCGATCGCGGGCCCGAAACGGCCCCACGCAAGGTCGGATTGCCCCGCCCGTACTCCGTGCTCGCCCGTTCCCCGTCCGATGCCGTCGGTGTCGGCAGCAGCAGGCGCGCCGCATCGAGGAGCGTCATCCCGTACCCGCTGCTGTAGGGCGTCCCGTCCGGCCGGTAGTTCGCCGTCGTCCCGGGAGACGAGGCGTTCGGCGTCGGCAACAGGCTGACGGTGGTCCGCAGGTCCATTCCCCCGTCGCCGTGCTGACCCGCTCCGTTCGTGTCCGAGGTCCGCGGCGTCGGCAGCAGCGACGAGGAGGAAAAGCCGCTTACGCCGATGGGGAGCACCGACCTCGTCCGCGCGTACAACACACCACTCAACATCGAACCCGAGGTCGGCAAGGTCGCAGAGGACAGTGTCGAAGCCGATTCGAAGGTGGTTCGCGACGTTCTCAAAGATCGCGTAGCGGGGTCGAAGAACCCCAAGGGCACGGGCAATGTACGGCCAGAGGTGCCGGGCATCCTTGGTTCCCTCCCGTTTGCCCGCGGTGCTGAACGGCTGGCACGGATAGCCGCCCGTGAGGACGTCGACCGGTTCGACGTCGCGCCAGTCCAGGGCGGTGATGTCCCCGAGGTTGGGCACGCTCGGGTGGTGGTGGGCGAGGATGAGTGCGGCGCCGGGGTCGTTGTCCGCCAGCCACGCCAGCTCTCCGCGGAACACCTCCTGTACGGCCTGGTCCAGGCCCCCGTAGCCGGTGCACACCGAGCCGATCCGCAGGGCGCTCATGCCGTCACCCCCGCGGCCGGCGTGTTGGTGCGGGCGCCCCTCCGGCCAGCCCGCCGTCCGGCGACCGTGCCGAACAGCCGGCCCAGTCCCGCCCGGCGGGTGCCGGCTCGTCCCTGCTTGGCCGCGTACATCGCTTCATCCGCCCGCCGCAGTAGAACGGACAGGTCGTCGCCGGGAAAATCGGCGGCGCGCACCCAGCCGAGAGAGACCGTGGTGTGTACGACCGGGTCCTGGCCGTCGACCGGGCGGGCGAGCACGCTGTGCAGGATGGCGAGCATGTCGGCAGCGGTGCCGTGGTCATCGATCAGGACGGCGGCGAACTCGTCGCCCCCGAGCCGCCCGGCGACTCCGGCATGGCCGACGTAGTGGGCGAGCCGGCCGGCGGTTGCCTTCAGCAGCGCGTCTCCGGCTGCGTGGCCGAAGGTGTCGTTGATCTGCTTGAAGCGGTCGACATCGGCCAGCACCACGATGGCGCGTGAATTCCGCAGCAGAGCAGTGGCACGGCGGGTGAACGCCTCGCGCGTCCGCAGTCCGGTCAACGGGTCACGGCGGGCGACGTTCAGGCGCCGCCGCAGCCACAGCGTGTGCGCCGTCCAACCGGAGGCGACCGGAGCCGCCGCGGCCAGCATGCTCACCATGGTGTTCATGCCGCCGCCCCCTCAATGCCCTGGCTGTCGTCCCCGTCGACGGTGTGCAGGTGGCGCCCCTCGGCCCGCTCGCTGAGCAACAGATCGCGCAGCACTCGGGAGTTGGCAGCCGAGCAGTGCAGCGTGGTGCGGATGGCATCGGCGTTGATCGCGCCATCGGCCCACTCGGCCGTCGCCTGGCGGGCCTCAGCGAGCAGTTCCGCCGGGGTCCGCGGCGCCTTGCTGGCCTTGGCCTTGCCCTTGGTGCCGGTCGCGCGCTTGCGCGGTGCCTTGGGAATCTGCGGTGCCGGTTCGTCTGTCTGCTGAGGCAGGGGTGGGACGTCCTCGATCGCCGGGGCCAGCTCCCCCAGCTTCAGCAGCACACGTTCCGGGCGAGGGGTCTTCGACCGCCACCGCCAGCCGTGCTGCTCACGCAGACGGGCACGGGCTAACTGCCGCTCACGTTCCCGCTTCAGCGCCTCGGAGTACGAGGTGATCTCCCACAGCGTCATCCGCCGCCACAGTGCGAACGTCGACAGCGGGGCAAGCATCCAGCGGGAGAACCGCACCTTCTCCATCCGCCGGCCGATCGCGGCGCCGATCCGCACTGCGTAGACGTGGGCGCCGATCTCGGAGAACACCACCCACAGCAGCGGCATCGTGCCGTGTGCGACCTTCGCCCACAAGGAATGCCCGGCGGCAACGTTCAGCCCGCAGGTGACCAGCGTCAGCGCCCACGGCACGAACCGCACCCACGCCAACGCCATGTCCATCCGGATCAACAGCAGGTTGGCCACGGTGAACACCGGAATGGCCACGTCGATACCGACCGGCAGCATCCACGGCTCACCGAACCCCCATCGGGCCGCAGCAGTGGAGACGGCGTCGAACGAAGCGATCAGTCCCAGGGCGCCGACCCCAGCCGCGGCCAGCGCGCCCAGTCCGGCAAGACCCGTCTCCGGCTTCGTCAGCGGCGGCACCGCCGGCCGACTGACGACCTCAGTCGCAGCGCTCATGACGTCTCGCCCTCCTCCGAAGCCCGGAGCTGGGCGTCCATCAGTTCGGCTTCCACGTTGACGACCTGGCCGTCAAGGATCCGCTGGTAGACGGCCTCACTCTCCAGGAACATGCGGTCCTGGAAGTTGATGTCCTCACTCATGCCGCCGCCCCCTTCCGAGAGGGCCGACGGCGC
This genomic interval carries:
- a CDS encoding cell division protein FtsK, with the protein product MKHPDDDNELFNRLEAEMTDPAARSGGEVVDLGKARTARGESTDSAPDASADSRLSQSADPESTESADGRRTLVDSMVPTVSGPGVIDRIKNSKRLDVFPAWLKSAAEFREALGWLAGHAWHTVAFHAVRVPFVYLPKLVWRAPRGALNSLGKVGRWSVDAEGEALRQYTATNEQVDEYLKLSRQRDRRVRLRMILTVIGAVFALGLALFLVYGAEPMTQVIAVAVAVLGFGLAGAPADAPLATRAVVKTEVQKLTSDIVVKAMASIGIGQIASAVAKGKDGIQFAAPITREGPGWRADIDLPLGVTVADVADRRARLASGLRRPLGCVWPDADPNEHEGRLILWVGDRDLSKTGIVRWQLAGARRHDIFKGIPFGLDPRGRGQSVPMIQHNVLIGSQPGQGKTASVRVLACGAALDPSVEMWLHELKGTGDVDALACTCHRFVSGIDDDSIKYAADSLTLLRAEVMRRAAAIKKLPRDLCPDKRITRAIADKRSLKLWPLLAVFDECQNLFAHPKYGKQAGEDAEFIIKLGRALGVILILATQRPDKDSLPTGISGNVSIRFCLRVAGQVENDMILGTSAYRNGVRATAFRPEIDAGNGYLAGAGPLPSVVRTAYLDDPATNTIAQRALALRKAEGTLSGHALGEDAESTTGPSYDLLADVAAVVPASEKRVWNERIAARLAELRPEIYGGWKGENVTSALKPHGIKTTGIAGTTDDGERTTRRGIVRDDLTTAIAERDENRGAA
- a CDS encoding DNA cytosine methyltransferase, with the protein product MSALRIGSVCTGYGGLDQAVQEVFRGELAWLADNDPGAALILAHHHPSVPNLGDITALDWRDVEPVDVLTGGYPCQPFSTAGKREGTKDARHLWPYIARALGVLRPRYAIFENVANHLRIGFDTVLCDLADLGFDVEWCVVRADEVGAPHRRKRLFLLVAAADAADLGHERSGSARRRGNGPADHRQPVADAERLVSRDDGELPAGRDALQQRVRDDAPRCGAPAAADTDGIGRGTGEHGVRAGQSDLAWGRFGPAIARWEAATDRRAPWATDDRGRLSPAFVEWMMGLDPGHVTAVPGLSRTAQLKALGNGVVPPQAVAALHLLLSRTEPATWGRAAA
- a CDS encoding GGDEF domain-containing protein — protein: MNTMVSMLAAAAPVASGWTAHTLWLRRRLNVARRDPLTGLRTREAFTRRATALLRNSRAIVVLADVDRFKQINDTFGHAAGDALLKATAGRLAHYVGHAGVAGRLGGDEFAAVLIDDHGTAADMLAILHSVLARPVDGQDPVVHTTVSLGWVRAADFPGDDLSVLLRRADEAMYAAKQGRAGTRRAGLGRLFGTVAGRRAGRRGARTNTPAAGVTA
- a CDS encoding DUF2637 domain-containing protein; this translates as MSAATEVVSRPAVPPLTKPETGLAGLGALAAAGVGALGLIASFDAVSTAAARWGFGEPWMLPVGIDVAIPVFTVANLLLIRMDMALAWVRFVPWALTLVTCGLNVAAGHSLWAKVAHGTMPLLWVVFSEIGAHVYAVRIGAAIGRRMEKVRFSRWMLAPLSTFALWRRMTLWEITSYSEALKRERERQLARARLREQHGWRWRSKTPRPERVLLKLGELAPAIEDVPPLPQQTDEPAPQIPKAPRKRATGTKGKAKASKAPRTPAELLAEARQATAEWADGAINADAIRTTLHCSAANSRVLRDLLLSERAEGRHLHTVDGDDSQGIEGAAA